The region GAGGGGGGCAGGGCGCCTACCGGCTGGTGGCGAATCCGGCGTACTTCAAGGGCGCGCCGCGCGTCGCCGAGATCCAGCAGTTGAACGTCCCGCCCGAGACGCGCATGCAGGCGACCCTGCAAGGGCAGTTGGAGCTTGCCCAGAGCCTGGACCGCGCGGCCGTCCGCCTCTTCGACGGCAACCCCCGCTTCCGCGCCCACCTGACCCCGCCACAGTCCATCGTCCGGCTGGTGGTCAACACGAAGAAGGCCCCGCTCGACCGCGTCGAGGTGCGGCAGGCCATCGTCCACGCCCTCGACCGTGCGAAGATCGCGGAGGCGGCCACGGGCGGCGAGCCGATTGTCGGCTACGACGGCGTGATCCCGCCCGGCTCGCCGTGGCACAACCCGAAGGCGCGCAGCTACGCATTCGACGTGAGCAAGGCCCGCGAGCTGCTCAAGGGTCAGGCGATCGCGCTCGATCTGCTGGCCGATCCACCCTCGCGCGAGCCGGACCTGATGGTCCCGATGCTGGCAGCGGCCGGCATCACGCTGAACGTCAAGCGCGTCGACGCCAAGACCCGCACCGACCTCCAGCGTGAAGGTCAGTTCGACCTGGCGCTGACCGGGCACATCGGCGTGGCCGGCGACCCTGATTTCCTGCGCCGGTGGTACTCTGGCGAGGAGACGAACGACTTCGCCCTGGGAACGGCGTTCTCCGACCCGGAGTTCGACCGTCTTGGGAAGCAGCAGGCGGCCACGCCGGGCATCGAGCAGCGGCGGCCGCTGGTGGACCGCATGCAGGAGATCATGGCCGAGCAGCTGCCGACCATCGTCATGTACCACCGGGTGTTCATCTGGGCCTACGACAGCGCCAGGATCGCGCCCATCGACACCTGGGGCGGCCTGATCAACGGCGTGCCGTTTCCCCACAACAAGCTCGCCTTCCTCAACCGCTGACGGATGGCAGGGCTGCTGGCCCGGTACGTCGTGCTGGCTGGGGCGGTCGTCCTCCTCAACTTCCTGCTGCCGCGCTTTCTGCCGGGCGATCCGCTGGATTTCGGGACAGATGAGGGCGTAGACCCCAGCCGCCTCACGCTGACAGCCGAGGGGCGCGCCAGGATGGTGGAGGTCTACCGCCTCGATCAGCCATTGCCGCGGCAGTTTGTCGGCTATCTGAGCGATCTGGGGCGGCTCGACTTCGGGCGGTCTATCGGGCGCGGGACGCGGGTGGCTGACCTGATCGCCCAGCGGTTGCCCTGGACGCTGGGGCTGATGGGCGTGACGGCAGTTCTGTCGAGCCTGCTTGGACTGGTGCTCGGGCTGGTGGCGGCGTGGCGTGGTGGCCGGATCGACGCGACGATTGTCGGGGTCGCGACCAGCCTCGCAGCCCTGCCCGAGCTGCTGGTGGCACTCGGGCTGCTGGTGACGCTGGCCGTCGGCGCTGGCTGGTTCCCGCTGTACGGCGGCCAGACGCCGTTCGCGGGTGCAGCCGCCAGCAGCCTCGGCGGGACGGCTGCCGTGGCGAACCCGTTCGCGACGCCGGAGACCGTGACGGCGACGGTGACCTCGGCCGGACCCGGCCTGCTGGCGACGGCCCTCGACATCCTCTGGCACCTGACCCTGCCGGCCCTGGCCCTGCTGATCTCGACGACGGCCGCCTTCGTGCTGGTGGCGCGTGGCACGGTTCGCGCTGAGCTTGCCCAGCCGTACCTGACGGTCGCTCGCTCAAAGGGTCTGGACGAGTGGCGCATCCTGCGGACCCACCTGCTGCCGAACGCCGCGCTGCCGCTGGTGACGCTCTTCGGTCTGCGTGTCGGCCAGATCCTCGGCGGGGCGGTGGTGGTGGAGCGGGTGTTCGCCATCCCGGGCCTGGGCCTGTTCGCCTACGAGGCGATCCGCGCCCGGGACTACCCGATCCTTCAGGCCGTCTTTCTGATCGCGA is a window of Chloroflexota bacterium DNA encoding:
- a CDS encoding ABC transporter permease, which encodes MAGLLARYVVLAGAVVLLNFLLPRFLPGDPLDFGTDEGVDPSRLTLTAEGRARMVEVYRLDQPLPRQFVGYLSDLGRLDFGRSIGRGTRVADLIAQRLPWTLGLMGVTAVLSSLLGLVLGLVAAWRGGRIDATIVGVATSLAALPELLVALGLLVTLAVGAGWFPLYGGQTPFAGAAASSLGGTAAVANPFATPETVTATVTSAGPGLLATALDILWHLTLPALALLISTTAAFVLVARGTVRAELAQPYLTVARSKGLDEWRILRTHLLPNAALPLVTLFGLRVGQILGGAVVVERVFAIPGLGLFAYEAIRARDYPILQAVFLIASLFVLAVQLTLDLISRALASRHAG
- a CDS encoding ABC transporter substrate-binding protein is translated as MFRVSSTSISRRALLGRLAGGSVLLLAGCQSAPPATPPPAAPASPLPAAPAAASPASGSPAPAGPPAAGAAVPSPASAPSPSVGGSPAAAASPSPAASPAAASAGAAAPAASSAQARPNLPPADVVRIAWQDVGAPTPFRITVAGPGGAVLLTYLYDTLTWKDERGIIPWLAASWTISQDAREYLFTLAPNVLWHDGKPLTAEDVAFSFEYFGKTPYRWMTTGMVERAELRGTDKVLIQLRQPYAPFLEDVAGIVPIIPRHVWAAVTDPVAFDGPDASVGSGPYRLAEYRGGQGAYRLVANPAYFKGAPRVAEIQQLNVPPETRMQATLQGQLELAQSLDRAAVRLFDGNPRFRAHLTPPQSIVRLVVNTKKAPLDRVEVRQAIVHALDRAKIAEAATGGEPIVGYDGVIPPGSPWHNPKARSYAFDVSKARELLKGQAIALDLLADPPSREPDLMVPMLAAAGITLNVKRVDAKTRTDLQREGQFDLALTGHIGVAGDPDFLRRWYSGEETNDFALGTAFSDPEFDRLGKQQAATPGIEQRRPLVDRMQEIMAEQLPTIVMYHRVFIWAYDSARIAPIDTWGGLINGVPFPHNKLAFLNR